The Methanothermobacter sp. genome includes a window with the following:
- a CDS encoding TIGR00289 family protein, with the protein MRSAVLYSGGKDSTMALYHALQESEVRFLVSMVSDNPESHMYHVPNIKLTSLLAEALGIPLIESRTEGVEEKEVEDLAETLSMLKERGVDAVYSGALYSEYQRSRIDEVCRRLGLKSVAPLWHRDPIDYMEEVVDLGFRVMVTAVAAEGLDESWLGRIVDRRMISELADLSERYGINPAFEGGEAETLVLDGPIFKKRLEIIEYEKKWFFDNGFLDIKRAVLVDKN; encoded by the coding sequence ATGAGATCTGCAGTTCTATATTCAGGAGGTAAGGACAGTACAATGGCCCTCTACCATGCACTCCAGGAGTCTGAGGTCCGATTTCTGGTTTCCATGGTATCAGATAACCCCGAGTCCCACATGTACCATGTGCCAAACATCAAACTCACATCCCTACTTGCAGAGGCCCTTGGAATACCCCTCATTGAATCCAGGACTGAGGGTGTTGAGGAAAAGGAGGTTGAGGACCTTGCAGAGACCCTTTCCATGCTGAAGGAGAGGGGTGTAGATGCGGTTTACTCAGGGGCACTCTACTCTGAGTATCAGAGGTCAAGGATAGATGAGGTCTGCAGGAGGCTTGGCCTTAAGTCGGTGGCACCACTCTGGCACAGGGACCCCATTGATTATATGGAGGAGGTTGTTGACCTTGGGTTCAGGGTCATGGTGACCGCGGTTGCAGCCGAGGGCCTGGATGAGTCATGGCTCGGGAGGATTGTTGACAGGAGAATGATCTCTGAACTCGCTGATCTCAGTGAGAGGTACGGTATAAACCCTGCCTTTGAGGGGGGTGAGGCAGAGACTCTAGTCCTTGATGGCCCAATATTTAAGAAGAGACTTGAGATAATTGAATATGAAAAGAAGTGGTTCTTTGATAATGGATTCCTGGATATAAAGAGGGCTGTGCTTGTTGATAAGAACTAG
- a CDS encoding RNA-binding domain-containing protein, whose amino-acid sequence MMDAVRVKVPVRATEDPEKVREAVMNVFPDLEIESDGDFLKGEGNTESLSELREALERRKIRLTARGILLKNMRGKSTRIYINKQAALIGRVNVLEEPITPLGDIMVEIESDDLLGIIDWLAPDVSGEIDESLD is encoded by the coding sequence ATGATGGATGCTGTGAGGGTTAAGGTTCCGGTGCGAGCAACAGAGGACCCTGAAAAGGTCAGGGAGGCCGTTATGAACGTATTTCCAGACCTTGAAATTGAGAGCGATGGAGATTTCCTGAAGGGCGAAGGCAATACTGAGAGTCTCAGTGAACTCAGGGAGGCCCTTGAGAGGCGAAAGATACGGTTAACCGCCCGGGGAATCCTGCTTAAGAACATGAGGGGCAAATCAACCCGCATTTATATAAACAAGCAGGCAGCCCTCATAGGACGTGTCAATGTACTTGAGGAACCCATCACACCCCTTGGAGATATAATGGTCGAGATTGAATCAGATGATCTGCTGGGGATCATTGACTGGCTTGCACCTGATGTATCTGGAGAGATAGACGAAAGTTTGGATTAA
- a CDS encoding AAA family ATPase: MVVIGVSGMPGAGKGVVSRVAESMGFQVIRMGDVIRDEARKRGEEPGETAVRLREEYGEYVVAEKCVERIQKAKSERFLIEGIRSPHEVEIFRENFPGFRVISVFSTRKTRFKRLKKRRREDDSSSYREFIERDERELGFGIGNVIATSDYMIVNEGPIWKIKNQTKKILRKLCEERR, from the coding sequence ATGGTGGTTATTGGAGTTTCAGGGATGCCAGGAGCAGGTAAGGGTGTCGTATCAAGGGTCGCCGAGTCCATGGGATTCCAGGTTATAAGGATGGGTGACGTTATAAGGGATGAAGCCAGAAAACGCGGTGAGGAACCAGGTGAAACGGCTGTCCGCCTCAGGGAGGAATACGGTGAATACGTTGTTGCCGAGAAGTGTGTTGAGAGGATACAGAAGGCAAAATCCGAGAGGTTCCTTATAGAGGGCATAAGAAGCCCCCATGAGGTCGAGATATTCAGGGAGAACTTCCCTGGATTCAGGGTGATATCTGTATTCTCAACACGAAAGACAAGATTCAAACGCCTCAAAAAGCGCAGAAGAGAGGATGATTCATCAAGTTACCGTGAATTCATTGAAAGGGATGAAAGGGAACTTGGATTCGGAATAGGAAATGTAATAGCAACCTCAGATTACATGATAGTCAATGAGGGCCCCATCTGGAAGATAAAAAACCAGACAAAAAAGATACTGAGAAAACTATGCGAGGAGAGGAGATGA
- a CDS encoding 4-phosphopantoate--beta-alanine ligase, which translates to MISRDHPRYHSLMQREKITDAWRRGILADSGMIAHGRGEAFDYLLGEETTEPARKAIKAAAAALILAENPVISVNGNTAALVPAEVVELAGEIGGKIEINLFHRTEKRVKLIEEVLKEHGASEVLGTGELMHIDGIMSPRATASPEGIYSADTVLVPLEDGDRTEILRKSGKTVITVDLNPLSRTSRRATISITDNIVRAVPALIDAVRELRGKSREELEGILREFDNTENLRETIKLLDIRRYNPEIES; encoded by the coding sequence ATGATTTCAAGGGACCATCCACGCTACCATTCACTTATGCAGAGAGAGAAAATAACAGATGCCTGGCGAAGGGGCATACTTGCAGATTCAGGGATGATCGCCCATGGAAGGGGTGAGGCCTTTGATTACCTGCTGGGTGAAGAGACAACAGAACCTGCCAGAAAGGCCATTAAAGCAGCGGCGGCAGCTCTTATCCTTGCAGAGAACCCAGTGATTTCAGTTAACGGCAACACTGCGGCCCTTGTCCCTGCGGAGGTTGTGGAACTTGCAGGGGAGATTGGAGGAAAAATCGAGATAAACCTCTTCCACAGGACAGAGAAAAGGGTGAAACTCATAGAGGAAGTCCTGAAGGAACATGGGGCATCAGAGGTCCTTGGAACCGGTGAACTCATGCACATAGATGGTATAATGAGCCCAAGGGCAACAGCAAGCCCTGAAGGTATATACAGCGCCGATACAGTCCTTGTACCCCTTGAGGATGGTGATAGAACCGAGATACTGAGAAAATCCGGAAAAACCGTTATAACCGTGGACCTCAACCCCCTCTCACGCACATCGAGGAGGGCAACTATAAGTATAACAGATAACATTGTAAGGGCTGTGCCTGCCCTGATAGATGCTGTAAGGGAACTCAGGGGCAAATCAAGGGAGGAACTTGAGGGGATCCTCAGGGAATTTGACAACACAGAAAACCTGAGGGAAACCATAAAATTGCTTGATATAAGGCGTTACAATCCAGAGATTGAGTCTTAA